In Nocardia sp. NBC_00403, one DNA window encodes the following:
- a CDS encoding NAD-dependent epimerase/dehydratase family protein, with product MGAVELGSGAVGSEIRDGHTPKVALVTGASRFFGGNVVARLAQDPGIERIIAVDTMTPSRELSRRMGRAEFIRADIRNPLIRKVIDGSQVDTVVHAALLARPPAGFSRAVMKDLNVLGAMQLLAVCQKSPSVRRVVVRSTSAVYGCSAKDPAKFTEEMSARIPPSGGFARDMIEIEGFVRGLARRRPDMATAVLRFAPIVGPRLAGRGVQYLRLPVAPTVFGRDARMQLVHEQDAIAALAHAAKVSAVGAYNIAGDGALALSQAVRRAGRIELPIPFLVFRTAGRALMGPLMREFSSEQLDYFHFGCGLDTTRMRTELGFVPRWTTVQAFDDFIGGAALRPVIDPAWIDAAENKLLGLLGAGTGAQP from the coding sequence ATGGGGGCTGTCGAGTTGGGATCCGGTGCTGTGGGATCTGAGATAAGAGATGGACACACACCCAAGGTTGCGCTGGTCACCGGCGCCAGCCGGTTCTTCGGCGGCAATGTGGTGGCCAGACTCGCCCAGGACCCCGGTATCGAACGCATCATCGCTGTCGACACCATGACCCCGAGTCGTGAGCTCTCCCGCCGCATGGGCCGTGCCGAATTCATTCGCGCCGACATTCGAAATCCGTTGATCCGCAAGGTAATCGATGGCAGCCAGGTGGACACCGTCGTGCATGCCGCGCTGTTGGCGCGGCCACCCGCCGGTTTCAGCAGAGCGGTGATGAAGGACCTCAACGTCCTGGGCGCCATGCAACTGCTCGCGGTCTGCCAGAAGTCGCCGTCGGTGCGGCGAGTGGTGGTGCGCTCGACGTCGGCGGTGTACGGATGCAGCGCGAAAGACCCCGCGAAATTCACCGAAGAAATGAGTGCGCGCATACCGCCGAGCGGCGGATTCGCGCGCGACATGATCGAAATCGAAGGATTCGTCCGCGGGCTTGCCCGGCGCCGCCCCGATATGGCCACAGCGGTTCTGCGTTTCGCGCCGATCGTCGGTCCACGGCTGGCGGGGCGCGGTGTGCAGTATTTGCGTTTGCCGGTTGCACCGACCGTGTTCGGCCGTGATGCCAGGATGCAGCTGGTCCACGAGCAGGACGCAATCGCCGCTTTGGCGCATGCTGCCAAAGTTTCGGCCGTCGGCGCATACAATATTGCGGGTGACGGCGCCCTTGCTCTATCGCAAGCGGTGCGGCGGGCAGGCCGCATCGAGCTTCCGATCCCGTTCCTGGTGTTCCGCACAGCGGGACGCGCGTTGATGGGCCCGCTGATGCGCGAATTCAGCAGCGAACAACTCGATTATTTTCATTTCGGCTGTGGCCTGGACACCACGCGCATGCGCACCGAACTCGGGTTCGTGCCGCGCTGGACGACGGTGCAGGCGTTCGACGACTTTATCGGGGGCGCAGCGTTGCGGCCCGTCATCGACCCCGCATGGATCGATGCCGCAGAAAATAAACTGCTCGGCCTGCTCGGGGCCGGTACGGGAGCACAACCATGA
- a CDS encoding 30S ribosomal protein bS22: MGSVIKKRRKRMSKKKHRKLLRRTRVQRRKLGK; this comes from the coding sequence ATGGGTTCTGTGATCAAGAAGCGTCGCAAGCGCATGTCGAAGAAGAAGCACCGCAAGCTGCTTCGCCGCACCCGCGTTCAGCGGCGCAAACTCGGCAAGTAA
- a CDS encoding helix-turn-helix domain-containing protein has product MSANSSGTSPGGSGPSTSRAGSRSQGSSVSPTQPVLGGGTQFLTVAEVANLMRVSKMTVYRLVHSGELPAVRVGRSFRVHAKAVHDYLETSYFDAG; this is encoded by the coding sequence ATGTCTGCAAATAGCTCAGGGACGTCGCCTGGCGGCTCCGGACCATCTACCAGCCGGGCAGGTTCCCGGTCGCAAGGCAGTTCGGTATCTCCAACGCAACCCGTGCTCGGTGGCGGCACCCAGTTCCTCACCGTCGCCGAGGTGGCAAATTTGATGCGGGTATCCAAAATGACGGTCTATCGGCTCGTGCACTCGGGTGAGTTGCCCGCCGTGCGGGTCGGTCGGTCGTTCCGGGTGCATGCCAAGGCGGTCCACGACTACCTGGAGACGTCCTACTTCGACGCTGGATGA
- the proC gene encoding pyrroline-5-carboxylate reductase: MTRIAVIGGGRIGEALVAGLLESGRVGKDLVIVETHADRAALIADRFGVRVTESVADAVIGADLLVIAVKPGDVDTVLTQLGKAELDADRDQVLVSLVAGVPTARLEAKLPAGFPVVRVMPNTPMLVGQGMSVLAPGRYARPEQLAEVADLLCAVGKVVTVAESQMDAVTAVSGSGPAYFFLVVEAMVDAAVGLGLARDVATELVVQTMVGSAALLDDAEQSAVELRAAVTSPAGTTAAALRELERGGVRSAFLEALHAAKQRSAEQGRSTE, translated from the coding sequence ATGACGAGAATTGCGGTGATCGGTGGAGGTCGCATCGGGGAGGCGTTGGTCGCCGGGTTGCTCGAGTCGGGTCGCGTGGGCAAGGACCTGGTTATCGTCGAGACGCACGCGGATCGCGCCGCGCTGATCGCCGATCGGTTCGGCGTGCGGGTCACCGAGTCGGTGGCCGATGCGGTCATCGGCGCGGATCTGCTGGTGATCGCGGTCAAGCCGGGTGACGTCGACACCGTGCTGACCCAACTGGGCAAGGCCGAACTCGATGCAGACCGGGATCAGGTGCTCGTCTCGCTCGTGGCCGGCGTGCCGACCGCGCGACTCGAAGCCAAGCTGCCCGCAGGCTTTCCCGTGGTGCGGGTGATGCCGAATACCCCGATGCTGGTCGGCCAGGGCATGAGCGTGCTCGCACCGGGGCGCTATGCCAGGCCGGAGCAGCTGGCCGAGGTGGCCGACCTGCTCTGCGCGGTCGGCAAAGTGGTGACCGTCGCCGAGTCGCAGATGGACGCGGTCACCGCGGTGTCGGGTTCCGGACCCGCGTATTTCTTTCTTGTCGTCGAGGCGATGGTGGACGCGGCCGTCGGCCTCGGCCTCGCCAGGGACGTCGCGACTGAGCTCGTGGTGCAGACCATGGTCGGGTCCGCCGCGCTGCTCGACGATGCCGAGCAGAGCGCCGTGGAACTGCGCGCCGCGGTGACCTCGCCCGCGGGCACCACAGCCGCGGCGCTGCGCGAGTTGGAGCGGGGCGGGGTCCGGTCCGCGTTCCTGGAGGCACTGCACGCGGCCAAGCAACGGTCTGCGGAACAGGGCAGGTCTACCGAGTGA
- a CDS encoding thioesterase family protein, whose amino-acid sequence MPELTVDLERDTETDAPFSRVCALTELSATTPDTGRYLGIIDKIWTIGKKVHGGTMVAASAAAATNWLRASDPALVAMAPIAASSDFLGAPEPGAVEYEVRIRKVGRQICLADTTLIQDGRSLVRTAFTFGHLDDADPLYAPQHGDMPAAPPADAVGYESGSAMGSIVHVGQGAELYIDREWARFLDGEQAEPRLRLWMRPRAGDQRDPDVSMFFAMMSADMSPPVPMNLGHFGWAPTVQMTTYLRRRPAPGWLRIIATTHEVGGRMFDEDQLILDSTGAVVAQSRQLALIPQR is encoded by the coding sequence ATGCCGGAGCTGACCGTGGACCTCGAGCGGGACACCGAGACCGACGCGCCGTTCAGCCGCGTATGCGCGCTGACCGAACTGTCCGCGACCACCCCCGACACCGGTCGCTACCTCGGCATCATCGACAAGATCTGGACGATCGGCAAAAAGGTGCACGGCGGCACGATGGTCGCGGCCAGCGCCGCGGCGGCCACCAACTGGCTGCGCGCCTCCGATCCGGCACTCGTCGCGATGGCGCCCATCGCGGCCAGCTCCGACTTCCTCGGCGCTCCGGAGCCCGGTGCAGTCGAGTACGAGGTACGCATCCGGAAAGTGGGCCGTCAGATCTGCCTGGCGGATACGACCCTGATCCAGGACGGGCGCAGTCTGGTGCGAACCGCCTTCACCTTCGGACACCTCGACGACGCCGATCCGCTGTACGCACCGCAGCACGGCGATATGCCCGCCGCGCCGCCCGCCGACGCCGTCGGCTACGAATCCGGCTCCGCGATGGGCAGCATCGTGCACGTGGGCCAGGGCGCGGAGCTCTACATCGACCGCGAGTGGGCCAGGTTCCTGGACGGCGAGCAGGCCGAACCGCGACTGCGGCTGTGGATGCGCCCACGCGCGGGCGATCAGCGCGATCCCGATGTCTCGATGTTCTTCGCGATGATGTCGGCCGATATGAGCCCGCCGGTCCCGATGAACCTCGGCCACTTCGGCTGGGCTCCGACCGTCCAGATGACCACCTACCTGCGCCGCAGGCCCGCCCCCGGCTGGCTGCGGATCATCGCGACCACCCACGAGGTCGGCGGCCGCATGTTCGACGAGGATCAGCTGATTCTCGATTCCACTGGTGCGGTCGTCGCGCAAAGCCGCCAGCTGGCGCTGATTCCGCAGCGCTGA
- a CDS encoding sugar phosphate isomerase/epimerase family protein — MLVGLSTASVYPQNTEAAFRYAAELGYDGIELMVWAEPASQSIATVQAYARKYSMPVIAVHAPCLLISQRVWGSDPVAKLERSVRTAEALGASTVVVHPPFRWQRRYAEGFADQVGELEEHSTVIVAVENMFPMRADTLFGRGAGSVKRLERRGGPGLGVTAFSQSYDPTDVGYRHYTLDLSHTATAGADPLALAGRMGHGLAHLHLADGRGAAHDEHLVPGEGTQPCVELCAALVRTGFSGHAVAEINTQSARTTQDRAAMLHRTLAFAREHLNGMAPTPAPAPSHAGQV; from the coding sequence ATATTGGTCGGTCTTTCGACGGCGTCGGTGTATCCACAGAACACCGAAGCGGCCTTCCGCTACGCGGCCGAACTCGGTTACGACGGCATCGAGTTGATGGTCTGGGCCGAGCCCGCCAGTCAGAGCATCGCCACTGTGCAGGCCTACGCCCGTAAATACTCCATGCCTGTGATCGCGGTGCACGCGCCGTGCCTGCTCATCTCGCAGCGAGTGTGGGGCTCGGATCCGGTCGCCAAGCTGGAGCGCAGTGTGCGCACCGCCGAGGCGCTCGGCGCGAGCACCGTGGTTGTGCATCCGCCGTTCCGGTGGCAGCGCCGTTATGCGGAGGGCTTCGCCGATCAGGTCGGTGAGCTGGAGGAGCACAGCACCGTCATTGTCGCGGTCGAGAATATGTTCCCGATGCGCGCGGACACCCTGTTCGGTCGTGGCGCCGGTTCGGTCAAGCGGCTGGAGCGGCGCGGCGGGCCGGGGCTCGGCGTGACCGCGTTCAGTCAGTCCTACGATCCGACCGATGTCGGATACCGGCACTACACCCTCGACCTCTCGCACACCGCGACCGCGGGCGCCGATCCGCTGGCGCTGGCCGGGCGGATGGGGCATGGCCTCGCGCATCTGCATCTCGCCGACGGCCGCGGTGCCGCACACGACGAGCATCTGGTGCCCGGCGAGGGCACCCAGCCCTGTGTGGAGCTGTGCGCGGCGCTGGTGCGCACCGGTTTCTCCGGACATGCGGTCGCCGAGATCAATACCCAGAGCGCACGCACGACTCAAGACCGTGCGGCGATGCTGCACCGCACGCTCGCGTTCGCCAGAGAGCATCTCAATGGCATGGCGCCTACTCCCGCGCCCGCGCCGAGCCACGCCGGCCAGGTGTGA
- a CDS encoding Ppx/GppA phosphatase family protein has protein sequence MRLGVLDVGSNTVHLLVVDAHRGGHPMPMSSTKATLRLSENMDGAGRITVQGAERLIATVAEFASIAETSKCVELMPFATSALREATNSEEVLARVLAEAGVELRVLSGVDEARSTFLAVRRWYGWSAGRILNLDIGGGSLEMTNGGDEEPDVALSLQLGAGRLTREWLREDPPGKRRVAVLRDWLDAELVLPTKQLLDAGKPDLAVGTSKTFRSLARLTGAAPSSAGLRVRRTLTSSGLRQLIAFISRMTASDRAELEGVSSDRSQQLVAGALVAEASMRALSLDTLEICPWALREGLILRKLDTDMNGGPRATSSPGPAAETGRPAPGGGAALSGPIETVSP, from the coding sequence GTGCGGCTTGGGGTACTCGATGTCGGAAGCAATACCGTCCATCTGCTCGTGGTGGACGCCCATCGTGGTGGCCACCCGATGCCGATGAGCTCGACAAAGGCGACGTTACGGTTGTCGGAGAACATGGACGGCGCAGGTCGGATCACTGTCCAGGGGGCCGAACGGCTTATCGCGACCGTCGCCGAATTCGCCAGCATCGCCGAGACCTCCAAGTGCGTCGAGCTGATGCCCTTCGCGACCTCGGCGCTGCGCGAGGCCACCAACTCCGAAGAGGTGCTCGCCAGGGTGCTGGCCGAGGCCGGCGTCGAGCTGCGGGTACTTTCCGGCGTCGACGAGGCCAGGTCGACTTTCCTCGCGGTGCGCCGCTGGTACGGCTGGAGCGCGGGCCGCATCCTCAATCTCGACATCGGTGGCGGCTCGTTGGAAATGACCAATGGCGGCGACGAGGAACCCGATGTCGCGCTGTCGCTGCAACTCGGCGCCGGTCGGCTGACTCGCGAGTGGCTACGCGAGGATCCACCGGGCAAGCGACGCGTCGCCGTGCTGCGCGACTGGCTCGACGCCGAGCTGGTGCTGCCCACCAAACAGCTGCTGGACGCGGGTAAGCCGGACCTTGCCGTCGGCACGTCGAAGACCTTCCGCTCGCTGGCTCGGTTGACCGGAGCGGCACCCTCTTCTGCGGGACTGCGGGTGCGCCGTACACTCACCAGCTCAGGTCTGCGCCAACTGATTGCTTTCATCTCGCGAATGACAGCGTCGGACCGTGCAGAATTGGAAGGCGTAAGTTCCGATCGGTCACAGCAATTGGTGGCTGGCGCATTGGTCGCGGAGGCGAGTATGCGGGCACTATCGCTGGATACCCTCGAGATTTGTCCGTGGGCACTGCGTGAGGGGCTGATCCTGCGCAAACTGGATACCGACATGAACGGCGGACCCCGAGCGACGAGCTCACCGGGACCGGCTGCGGAGACCGGCAGGCCCGCACCCGGTGGTGGCGCCGCGCTATCGGGCCCGATCGAAACGGTGTCGCCATGA
- a CDS encoding response regulator transcription factor, whose translation MTSVLIVEDEESLADPLAFLLRKEGFEVTVVGDGPSALAEFDRSGADIVLLDLMLPGMSGTDVCKQLRTRSGVPVIMVTARDSEIDKVVGLELGADDYVTKPYSARELIARIRAVLRRGAGDELDGGNESGVLEAGPVRMDVDRHTVHVNGKQVTLPLKEFDLLEYLLRNSGRVLTRGQLIDRVWGADYVGDTKTLDVHVKRLRSKIEGDPAKPEHLVTVRGLGYKLEA comes from the coding sequence ATGACGAGTGTTCTGATCGTCGAGGATGAGGAGTCGCTGGCCGATCCGCTCGCGTTCCTGCTGCGCAAGGAGGGTTTCGAGGTCACCGTCGTCGGTGACGGACCATCCGCGCTCGCCGAATTCGACCGCTCCGGCGCCGATATCGTGCTGCTGGACCTCATGCTGCCCGGCATGAGCGGCACCGACGTGTGCAAGCAGCTGCGCACCCGCAGCGGGGTCCCGGTCATCATGGTGACCGCGCGCGACAGCGAGATCGACAAGGTGGTCGGGCTCGAGCTCGGCGCCGACGACTACGTGACCAAGCCGTACTCGGCACGCGAACTCATCGCACGGATTCGGGCCGTGCTGCGCCGCGGCGCGGGCGACGAACTCGACGGCGGCAACGAGAGCGGCGTGCTGGAAGCCGGGCCGGTCCGGATGGATGTCGACCGGCACACCGTGCACGTGAACGGCAAGCAGGTCACCCTGCCGCTGAAGGAATTCGACCTGCTCGAATATCTGCTGCGTAATTCCGGCCGGGTGCTGACCCGTGGCCAGCTGATCGACCGGGTCTGGGGTGCCGATTACGTCGGTGACACCAAGACCCTCGATGTCCACGTCAAGCGCCTGCGCTCGAAGATCGAGGGCGATCCGGCCAAGCCGGAACATCTGGTGACGGTGCGCGGCCTCGGCTACAAACTCGAGGCGTGA
- a CDS encoding sensor histidine kinase, which produces MSVPQAVLLAVLAAVVGLAVGGLLIPFMNARQAARRQADSGLTMSQVLDLIVLASESGIAVVDEYRDVVLVNPRAEELGLVRNRLLDERAWAAVEKVLATGESAEFDLTAKNPMPGRSRIAVRGVARQLSREETSFTVLFADDDSEQARMEATRRDFVANVSHELKTPVGAMSLLAEAMLESADDPEAVRHFGQRVLGESRRLGKMVTELIALSRLQGAEKLPELEVVDVDTVVMQAVDRSRTAAEAAGITVSTDRPSGLEVLGDETLLVTALSNLVENAIAYSLAGSHVSVSRSLRGDHVAMAVTDRGIGIAKEDQERVFERFFRSDKARSRATGGTGLGLAIVKHVAANHNGEITLWSKLGTGSTFTLRIPAHLEADSDDEVDGSVVSMREISPRPSGPSRPNGVEARR; this is translated from the coding sequence GTGAGTGTTCCGCAGGCCGTACTGTTGGCAGTCCTCGCGGCTGTTGTCGGACTGGCAGTCGGCGGGCTACTGATCCCGTTCATGAACGCCAGGCAAGCCGCGCGCAGGCAGGCCGACTCGGGGCTCACGATGTCGCAGGTGCTCGACCTCATCGTTCTTGCCTCCGAGAGCGGCATCGCAGTGGTCGACGAGTATCGCGACGTGGTGCTGGTGAACCCGCGCGCCGAGGAACTCGGCCTCGTCCGCAACCGGCTGCTCGACGAACGCGCGTGGGCCGCGGTGGAGAAGGTCCTGGCCACCGGTGAGTCCGCCGAATTCGACCTCACCGCGAAGAACCCGATGCCGGGCCGCAGCAGGATCGCGGTGCGCGGCGTGGCCAGGCAGTTGTCGCGCGAGGAGACCAGCTTCACCGTGCTGTTCGCCGACGACGACTCCGAGCAGGCCAGGATGGAAGCCACGCGCCGGGATTTCGTCGCGAATGTCAGCCACGAGCTCAAGACCCCGGTCGGTGCGATGAGTCTGCTCGCCGAGGCCATGCTGGAGTCCGCCGACGACCCCGAAGCAGTGCGCCACTTCGGCCAGCGGGTGCTCGGCGAGTCCAGGCGCCTGGGCAAAATGGTGACCGAACTGATCGCGCTGTCGCGGCTGCAGGGCGCGGAAAAGCTGCCCGAGCTCGAAGTGGTCGACGTGGACACGGTGGTGATGCAGGCGGTCGACCGCTCGCGCACCGCGGCCGAGGCGGCGGGCATCACCGTCAGCACCGACCGGCCCAGCGGGCTCGAGGTGCTCGGCGACGAAACTCTGCTGGTCACGGCCCTGTCCAACCTGGTGGAGAACGCGATCGCGTACTCGCTGGCGGGCTCACACGTGTCGGTGAGCCGGTCGCTGCGCGGCGATCACGTCGCGATGGCCGTGACCGATCGTGGCATCGGCATCGCCAAGGAAGATCAGGAACGGGTTTTCGAACGCTTCTTCCGGTCCGACAAGGCGCGCTCGCGCGCCACCGGCGGTACCGGGCTCGGGCTGGCTATCGTCAAGCACGTAGCCGCCAACCACAACGGTGAGATCACCCTGTGGAGCAAGCTGGGCACCGGTTCGACGTTCACCTTGCGAATACCCGCCCATCTCGAGGCCGATAGCGACGACGAGGTCGACGGCTCCGTGGTGAGCATGAGAGAAATCAGCCCGCGCCCTTCGGGGCCGAGCAGACCCAATGGTGTGGAGGCACGCAGATGA
- a CDS encoding winged helix-turn-helix transcriptional regulator codes for MTVEPATPIVAEPAQFAPYGDFEADCPARMAVDLFGNSWLPVIVYMLREGPMRPGDLRTAIGGISQKMLTQTLRRMEQMTLIERRRYAEAPPRVEYELTAAGRDLLNPIYALGEWVDRHGSAVRAAMSGADDED; via the coding sequence ATGACAGTCGAACCTGCCACGCCGATCGTCGCGGAACCCGCGCAGTTCGCGCCGTACGGCGATTTCGAAGCCGACTGCCCGGCCAGGATGGCGGTCGACCTCTTCGGCAACTCGTGGCTACCGGTGATCGTGTACATGCTGCGCGAGGGTCCGATGCGGCCGGGCGACCTGCGCACCGCCATCGGCGGCATCAGCCAGAAGATGCTCACCCAGACGCTGCGTCGGATGGAGCAGATGACCCTGATCGAACGCCGCCGCTACGCCGAGGCCCCGCCGCGGGTCGAGTACGAGCTGACTGCGGCGGGACGTGATCTGCTGAATCCGATCTACGCCCTCGGCGAGTGGGTCGATCGACACGGGAGCGCGGTCCGCGCCGCGATGTCGGGCGCCGACGACGAGGACTGA
- a CDS encoding NADPH-dependent F420 reductase has protein sequence MRIGIIGAGQMAQALGGGWAAAGHDIVIGARSQAAADQLVATIGHSARAGSIVDAAEFGAVVLLALPVSALDAVLGEVGGKLVGRTVIDCTNAFMPDAAAPAGVTAFVLSEDAVAERIAATALGAHVVKAFNVCAAEVWASDAREFEGRRLGVPICGDDPAAVRQVCALAEDLKLQPISSGGLHRAKYLEATSVFTVGLWFSGQDARAIFPPLDAAFAVED, from the coding sequence ATGCGAATCGGAATCATCGGCGCCGGGCAGATGGCACAGGCGCTCGGCGGGGGTTGGGCAGCGGCCGGGCACGACATCGTCATCGGGGCGCGCTCGCAAGCCGCGGCAGACCAACTGGTCGCCACGATCGGACACAGCGCACGAGCGGGCAGCATTGTGGACGCCGCCGAGTTCGGTGCGGTTGTCCTGCTCGCGCTGCCGGTAAGCGCCCTTGACGCGGTATTGGGCGAAGTCGGCGGAAAACTGGTGGGCCGCACAGTGATCGATTGCACCAATGCGTTCATGCCGGACGCGGCCGCACCGGCGGGCGTGACCGCATTTGTGCTCTCCGAAGACGCGGTCGCCGAGCGCATTGCGGCGACCGCACTCGGCGCTCACGTGGTGAAGGCGTTCAATGTCTGCGCCGCCGAGGTATGGGCTTCGGACGCACGAGAATTCGAGGGCCGCAGGCTGGGTGTCCCGATCTGTGGTGACGACCCGGCCGCCGTCCGGCAGGTCTGCGCTCTGGCCGAAGACCTGAAGCTGCAACCGATTTCGTCCGGTGGCCTGCACCGTGCGAAATACCTGGAGGCGACATCGGTATTCACCGTCGGCCTCTGGTTCAGCGGGCAGGATGCCAGGGCAATCTTCCCGCCGCTGGATGCCGCCTTCGCGGTCGAGGACTGA